The proteins below come from a single Cryptococcus gattii WM276 chromosome D, complete sequence genomic window:
- a CDS encoding Transketolase (TK), putative (Similar to TIGR gene model, INSD accession AAW43095.1), whose amino-acid sequence MANFSSSDVTAVNTIRTLAADVVAKANSGHPGAPMGMAPVAHVLFTRFMKFNSKNPKWINRDRFVLSNGHACALQYILLHLAGYEVSMEDLKQFRQIDSITPGHPEVGVTPGIEVTTGPLGQGVSNAVGLAIAQAHMGAVFNKENFSLIDNYTYCFLGDGCLQEGVASEACSLAGHLKLANLVAIYDDNKITIDGDTAVSFTEDVEMRFKSYGWNVLHVEKGDDDLAAIESAIAEAKKSKDAPTIINLKTTIGFGSLKAGGHDVHGSPLKKEDIAQLKKKFGFNPEESFVVPQETSDLYNKVAQNGAKADAEWQSLFKSYSEKYPKEAAELQRRIEGRLPEGWEKALPTYTTSDAAVGSRKLSETTITKLAEVLPELIGGSADLTGSNLTRWKGAEDFQHPSTGLGSYAGRYFRFGVREHGMTAICNGIAAYGGIIPFCATFLNFVSYAAGAVRLSALSHLRVLNVATHDSIGLGEDGPTHQPVETAAWLRALPNLAFWRPADGNETSAAYLVSILSQHTPSVFALSRQNLPQLANSTIEKAAKGGYVVEEVENADVTLVSTGSEVYLCLDALEQLKSKGIKARLVSLPCFEVFNNQPKDYKLSVLPSGAPILSVEAYSTFGWGAYSHDHFGLKAWGASGPYNKVYEKFDITPQGIARRAEKVVDFYKKRGQPVFSPLISALDDISE is encoded by the exons GGTATGGCCCCTGTTGCCCACGTACTCTTCACCCGATTCATGAAGTTCAACTCCAAGAACCCCAAGTGGATCAACAGGGACCGATTTGTCCTTTCTAACGGTCACGC TTGTGCTCTCCAGTacattcttcttcaccttgCTGGCTACGAAGTCTCCATGGAGGACCTCAAGCAGTTCCGTCAGATTGACTCTATCACCCCCGGTCACCCCGAAGTTGGTGTTACCCCTGGCATTGAGGTTACCACCGGTCCCCTTGGTCAGG GTGTGTCCAACGCCGTCGGTCTCGCCATTGCCCAAGCCCACATGGGTGCCGTCTTCAACAAGGAGAACTTCTCCTTGATTGACAACTACACCTATTGTTTCCTTGGTGACGGTTGTCTCCAGGAGGGTGTTGCCTCCGAGGCCTGTTCTCTTGCCGGTCATTTGAAGTTGGCTAACTTGGTTGCCATCTACGATGACAACA AGATCACCATTGACGGTGACACCGCTGTGTCCTTCACTGAGGACGTCGAGATGCGATTCAAGTCTTACGGTTGGAACGTCCTCCACGTTGAGAAGGGTGACGA TGACCTCGCTGCCATTGAGAGCGCCATTGCCGAGGCTAAGAAGAGCAAGGACGCCCCCACCATCATTAACCTTAAGACTACCATTGGTTTCGGTTCCCTTAAGGCCGGTGGTCACGACGTCCACGGTTCTC ctttgaagaaggaggacaTTGCTCAGCTCAAGAAGAAGTTCGGTTTCAACCCCGAGGAGTCCTTCGTCGTTCCTCAGGAGACTTCCGACCTCTACAACAAAGTTGCCCAGAACGGTGCCAAGGCCGATGCTGAGTGGCAGTCTCTCTTCAAGTCTTATAGTGAGAAGTACCCCAAGGAGGCCGCTGAGCTTCAACGACGAATTGAAGGCCGTCTCCCCGAAGGTTGGGAGAAGGCTCTCCCCACCTACACCACTTCTGACGCTGCTGTCGGTTCCAGGAAGTTGTCCGAGACTACCATCACCAAGCTCGCTGAGGTTTTGCCCGAGTTAATTGGTGGTTCTGCCGACTTGACCGGTTCCAACTTGACCAGGTGGAAGGGCGCTGAGGACTTCCAACACCCCTCTACCGGTCTCGGTAGCTACGCTGGTCGATATTTCCGATTTGGTGTCAGGGAGCATGGTATGACTGCCATCTGTAACGGTATCGCTGCCTACGGTGGTATCATTCCTTTCTGTGCCACTTTCCTTAACTTCGTCTCTTACGCCGCCGGTGCCGTCCGACTTTCCGCCTTGTCTCACCTTCGAGTCCTTAACGTTGCCACCCACGACTCCATTGGTCTCGGTGAGGACGGACCTACCCACCAGCCCGTCGAGACAGCTGCTTGGCTCCGAGCTCTCCCCAACCTTGCTTTCTGGAGGCCTGCTGACGGTAACGAGACTTCTGCCGCCTACCTTGTCAGCATCTTGTCTCAGCACACTCCTTCCGTCTTCGCCCTTTCCCGACAGAAC TTGCCTCAGCTCGCTAACTCTACCATTGAGAAGGCTGCCAAGGGTGGTTACGTCGTTGAGGAGGTTGAGAACG CCGATGTGACCCTCGTCTCCACCGGTTCTGAAGTTTACCTTTGTCTTGACGCTCTTGAGCAGCTCAAATCCAAGGGCATCAAGGCCCGATTGGTTTCCTTGCCTTGTTTCGAGGTCTTC AACAACCAGCCCAAGGACTACAAGCTCAGCGTCCTTCCTTCCGGTGCTCCCATCCTCTCAGTTGAGGCTTACTCCACTTTCGGTTGGGGAGCTTACTCTCACGACCACTTCGGTCTCAAGGCCTGGGGTGCCTCTGGCCCTTACAACAAGGTCTACGAGAAG TTCGACATCACTCCCCAGGGTATTGCTAGAAGGGCTGAGAAGGTTGTTGACTTCTACAAGAAGCGCGGCCAGCCCGTATTCTCTCCTTTGATCTCTGCTTTGGACGACATCTCTGAGTAA
- a CDS encoding Aromatic-L-amino-acid decarboxylase, putative (Similar to TIGR gene model, INSD accession AAW43093.1) produces MDIEEFRKAGYAAVDAICNYYEQLPQKPVKAEVEPGYLLEKLPSEAPVKGQPFEQITTSFQNDILPGITHWQSPNFLAYFPSNSTFESMLADLYAASVSNPGFNWICAPACTELEQVVVDWAAKMLGLSSTFWTESKVGGGVIMGSASEAALTAAMAARERALRILSKDDRAAADEDIEISEDVRKKYGQKLVIYGSTQTHSIGAKAAILLGLPFRAVPVTAEDQYALRGDALRAAIETDVAAGLIPFLAIGTVGTTSSGAVDRIAEIGQVLKDYPTMFLHIDAAWAGVAYALPEYRDLLRLAEVNEYANSFSTNFHKWGLTTFDATLMFVKNRHDLTQTFDVTPLYLRSKEADAGKVIDYRNWQIPLGRRFRSLKLWFVLRSYGIEGFQQHLTRGIEQCQQLASVVGASPDFELVTKPVLALLVFRLVPGNSTQLSEETLNRLNQRLYDRLDARKDVFLTKTSLKTSNGHNVLCIRFAMGGVHTKFEHVKKSWEVVEEEGHNTIEEWKKEEGNQ; encoded by the exons ATGGACATCGAAGA GTTTAGAAAAGCAG GATATGCGGCCGTCGACGCTATCTGTAATTACTATGAACAGCTCCCCCAAAAGCCTGTCAAAGCTGAAGTTGAACCTGGATATCTACTAGAGAAATTGCCAT CAGAGGCGCCAGTTAAAGGGCAGCCGTTTGAGCAGATAACAACATCTTTTCAGAATGATATCCTTCCTG GTATCACCCATTGGCAATCACCCAATTTCCTTGCTTACTTCCCTTCAAACTCAACGTTTGAGAGTATGCTTGCTGATCTTTATGCGGCTAGCGTCAGTAACCCCGGTTTCAAC TGGATCTGCGCCCCAGCTTGCACCGAGCTGGAGCAAGTCGTTGTTGATTGGGCAGCCAAGATGCTGGGGCTATCCTCAACTTTCTGGACCGAGTCAAAAGTTGGCGGAGGTGTGATAATG GGATCCGCATCCGAGGCTGCTTTGACTGCTGCAATGGCTGCTCGGGAGCGGGCATTAAGAATCCTCTCCAAAGACGACAGGGCAGCAGCCGATGAGGATATTGAAATCTCGGAAGATGTGAGAAAGAAATATGGGCAAAAGCTAGTAATTTATGGAAGCACACAAACTCATAGCATTGGTGCCAAG GCTGCTATTCTTTTGGGCCTTCCTTTCCGAGCGGTGCCAGTGACTGCAGAAGACCAGTATGCTCTCAGAGGCGATGCTCTGCGAGCAGCAATTGAAACTGACGTCGCAGCTGGATTGATCCCTTTTCTTGCCA TTGGCACTGTGGGCACAACTTCATCTGGCGCTGTAGATAGAATTGCTGAGATCGGCCAAGTCT TAAAGGATTATCCTACCATGTTCTTACACATCGACGCTGCA TGGGCGGGCGTTGCGTATGCACTTCCAGAGTATCGAGACCTGCTTCGACTTGCCGAGGTTAACGAGTATGCCAATTCTTTCTCTACCAACTTTCATAAATGGGGTTTGACTACATTCGACGCGA CACTGATGTTCGTCAAGAATCGACATGATTTGACACAAACATTCGATGTGACTCCT CTCTATTTAAGAAGCAAAGAGGCCGATGCTGGGAAGGTAATTGACTACCGTAACTGGCAAATTCCTCTGGGTAGAAGGTTTAGGAGTCTCAAATTATGGTTCGTCCTGAGGAGTTATGGTATTGAAGGTTTCCAGCAGCACTTGACCCGG GGTATCGAGCAATGCCAACAGCTCGCTTCTGTAGTCGGCGCGTCTCCTGATTTCGAGCTTGTTACAAAGCCTGTCCTTGCTCTTCTAGTCTTTCGTCTGGTACCAGGAAATAGCACACAACTGTCAGAGGAGACTCTTAACCGTCTCAATCAACGGCTTTACGATCGCCTAGACGCTCGCAAGGATGTGTTTTTGACAAAGACTTCCTTGAAGACCAGCAATGGGCATAATGTGTTGTGCATCAGGTTTGCTATGGGTGGGGTGCATACGAAATTTGAACACGTTAAAAAATCATGGGAGGTGGTCGAAGAGGAGGGGCATAATACCATCGAGGagtggaagaaagaggagggTAATCAATGA
- a CDS encoding Hypothetical Protein (Similar to TIGR gene model, INSD accession AAW43009.1) has protein sequence MEQFIYQNIIPWFPEDAQELFLNPPTFSNPSSFLPLFRLISPYIGYFIIFVAFIIVWSTVSSIFGYFSRFLRFSLRLAPLIGIVAWIMQASGQGSMGELMQLAKQWSGLAPADNGARAGQANPGIAYLSSLFSGNQDSSSTSKGRKNTTPRSKYFTRSSTKDKVSGRRGKASHPAADSGADFISSFLSSAVGSRGEEGAASPWQNMVQDYVKQSVLKASHLDWLFSPPEKKDIKKQAGTR, from the exons ATGGA ACAATTCATCTATCAAAATATCATCCCCTGGTTCCCTGAAGATGCTCAGGAACTCTTCCTGAACCCGCCGACGTTCTCAAATCCCTCCTCATTCTTGCCCCTTTTCCGACTCATTAGCCCCTACATCGGCTATTTCATCATCTTTGTAGCTTTCATCATTGTTTGGTCCACAGTTTCTAGCATATTTGGCTACTTTTCTCGCTTCTTGCGCTTCTCGCTGCGCCTTGCCCCACTGATCGGGATAGTTGCCTGGATAATGCAAGCTTCAGGACAGGGAAGCATGGGGGAGTTGATGCAGCTTGCGAAGCAATGGTCAGGCCTGGCTCCTGCTGATAATGGCGCCAGAGCGGGCCAAGCAAACCCAGGCATCGCCTATCTTTCGAGCTTGTTCTCTGGAAATCAGGATAGTAGCAGTACCAGCAAAGGGAGAAAGAACACTACCCCTCGATCAAAGTATTTCACTCGGTCTTCAACAAAAGATAAAGTTTCTGGACGGCGTGGTAAAGCATCACATCCCGCTGCGGACAGTGGTGCCGACTTTATCTCATCTTTTCTCAGTTCTGCTGTCGGTAGTCGTGGCGAAGAAGGGGCCGCAAGCCCGTGGCAAAATATGGTCCAAGATTATGTCAAGCAATCTGTACTCAAGGCATCACATCTGGACTGGCTCTTCTCCCCGCCagaaaagaaggatatAAAGAAGCAAGCGGGGACGCGGTAG
- a CDS encoding uncharacterized protein (Similar to TIGR gene model, INSD accession AAW43376.1) codes for MENSRHRKKRHSGGTMSKTGVLLPEVLPDFLTKFRIEKFLQEASPDGPKLDINQVLVNEYNPGQGIAPHEDGPAFQPLVATISLGSHTVLDLHHYISSTSPSPPMIATVSSTDNGSGNGARPVAAVPLAHLLVLPRSLLILSSSLYTSHLHAIAAKTRDSVKAGGTDNGDVIAVANTELLGDPAVMERLRDGGVWVKDRGVRTSLTFRHAQKVVKGGALGKLMGNMRRP; via the exons ATGGAAAACAGTAGGCACAGGAAGAAG CGACATTCAGGCGGTACCATGTCTAAAACAGGTGTTCTCTTACCGGAAGTCCTGCCCGATTTCCTTACAAAATT TCGTATAGAAAAATTCTTGCAAGAAGCTTCACCAGATGGCCCCAAGCTAGATATCAATCAA GTACTCGTTAATGAGTATAATCCCGGCCAAGGAATCGCT CCACATGAAGATGGACCTGCATTCCAACCCCTCGTTGCCACCATCTCCCTCGGCTCCCATACCGTCCTTGACCTCCACCACTATATATCTAGTACTTCCCCTTCGCCTCCCATGATCGCCACCGTTTCTTCTACAGACAATGGCTCCGGGAACGGCGCTCGCCCAGTCGCGGCCGTACCCCTGGCCCATTTACTCGTCCTTCCACGATCACTCCTCATTCTCTCCTCATCACTGTACACCTCGCATCTACACGCCATTGCCGCCAAGACGCGGGACTCAGTGAAGGCGGGGGGCACGGACAATGGGGATGTGATAGCTGTTGCCAATACGGAATTACTGGGCGACCCTGCAGTGATGGAACGCCTTCGGGATGGCGGCGTATGGGTAAAAGACAGGGGTGTCCGCACAAGTTTGACTTTTCGGCATGCCCAAAAGGTGGTTAAAGGCGGGGCTTTAGGCAAGCTAATGGGAAATATGAGAAGACCTTGA
- a CDS encoding uncharacterized protein (Similar to TIGR gene model, INSD accession AAW43383.1) codes for MPTPPLPLFHQLLTALHIPITPPSLAAIPPSLLLLTLETILNTRLSLPHSTRLCQTSDDELVVIKCVLGVLADDILGMDLSVVDPMNVAQGGEHEMAVMIMALAVAARRRGIHVTLPPPAKAVGNGRRCSSKMGVEKVSSWLDDDDDEEDWENSALMRSALPPPIPPDVSLSSETSVLDTSAGTSFTMEQPDDEFSYLKVTPDKRGYERTQGGFMTPVMNRTDVSRGRPPSPSRHMITPTPGPRENFSAQSLGSSEEQGSGRTVLQYMLDELGLGLGG; via the coding sequence ATGCCGAcacctcctctccctctcttccACCAACTCCTCACCGCTCTTCACATCCCCATTACCCCCCCCTCACTCGCTGCTATCCCTCCTTcgctcctcctccttaCCCTTGAGACCATTCTCAATACCCGTCTCTCTCTTCCACACTCTACCCGACTATGTCAAACATCAGACGATGAACTCGTCGTCATCAAATGTGTCCTTGGGGTGTTGGCGGATGATATCTTGGGGATGGACCTGTCCGTGGTCGATCCGATGAATGTGGCACAAGGAGGAGAGCATGAGATGGCAGTTATGATCATGGCATTGGCGGTTGCTGCCAGGCGTCGTGGGATTCATGTCACACTTCCTCCACCTGCCAAGGCAGTAGGAAATGGGCGACGCTGTTCATCAAAGATGGGAGTGGAAAAGGTATCGTCATGGTtagatgatgatgatgatgaggaagacTGGGAGAATTCGGCATTAATGCGCTCAGCCCTGCCACCGCCTATACCCCCCGACGTGAGCCTGTCATCAGAGACATCAGTTTTGGATACGTCTGCTGGTACATCATTTACTATGGAACAACCAGACGATGAATTTTCGTATTTAAAAGTTACTCCTGATAAGCGAGGCTATGAACGGACTCAAGGAGGATTTATGACACCTGTTATGAACAGGACAGATGTTTCAAGGGGACGCCCACCATCGCCTTCGCGACATATGATAACCCCGACACCTGGGCCACGAGAGAATTTCAGCGCTCAGTCTCTAGGATCTAGCGAGGAGCAAGGAAGTGGCAGAACTGTACTGCAATACATGCTGGACGAACTTGGGCTTGGTCTAGGTGGTTAA
- a CDS encoding phosphatidate cytidylyltransferase, putative (Similar to TIGR gene model, INSD accession AAW43117.1) — MSSYRGQPLFSGGMYELLGNGAAEHEEVEEEVEAPVQIPSQNPSESQSQTATLSKSARKRLARQASKGANGKSKSNEQSASETESPGTPPVPGKENFPEAKNEAPASQEAPKQQASTPSKIEREQSTAGPSQIPALEKQIPDITPKETKPAAAIPEKKEEKKEQKEALKKAETARSSSPPSSKFSPSLPATLPQPTGNALPANRKRKTPQDFTPAGPGNVMNPTSPSKNAVKFEDGLAPGEGKEGEKTIAPKKNRNMIERTIWTFIMIGGFITLLCMGHPYMILLVMLCQTLVYKEVTALFDLRDHGGSKAATPGEQGDSWNKTINWYFFVVANYFLYGESIIYYFKHIVFVDAYFIPFARNHRFISFMLYVVGFVGFVANLQRQYLRQQFALFCWVHISLLLIVVSSHFIVNNILEGLVWFFIPASLVICNDVMAYVCGKLFGKTPLIKLSPKKTVEGFVGAFICTILFGIAWGTFWMRYPYMICPARDLGTNVFSQVTCRPNPVFVWRDFEFTGVAKHVLQTILGHPPPSIPYAPFQIHCLVMATFASLVAPFGGFFASGFKRAFNIKDFGHSIPGHGGMTDRMDCQFMMGLFSYVYYSSLIRIQNVTVGGIMQAVVTSLTQAEQLELLHDLRRFLIGQGVKT; from the exons ATGTCGTCATATAGAGGTCAACCCCTTTTTAGTGGTGGCATGTACGAGCTGCTCGGTAACGGTGCCGCCGAACAtgaagaagttgaagaggaggtggaAGCCCCGGTACAGAT TCCTTCCCAAAATCCTTCCGAGTCTCAAAGTCAAACTGCTACGTTGTCCAAATCTGCACGAAAGCGATTGGCTCGACAAGCTTCGAAGGGCGCGAACGGAAAATCAAAGTCCAATGAGCAGTCAGCTTCTGAAACCGAAAGCCCTGGTACTCCTCCAGTCCCTGGCAAGGAGAACTTTCCAGAGGCGAAGAACGAGGCTCCTGCTTCTCAAGAAGCGCCTAAGCAACAGGCGTCTACTCCGTCAAAGATTGAACGCGAACAATCTACCGCCGGTCCTTCCCAAATCCCTGCCTTAGAGAAGCAGATTCCTGACATTACTCCCAAGGAGACCAAGCCTGCTGCCGCAATCCCCGAGAAaaaagaggagaaaaaggaacAGAAGGAGGCTCTCAAGAAAGCCGAGACTGCCCGCTCTTCTAGTCCACCCTCTTCAAAGTTCTCTCCTTCGTTGCCCGCAACTCTTCCTCAGCCGACTGGCAATGCTCTCCCTGCCAACAGGAAAAGAAAGACTCCTCAAGACTTCACTCCGGCTGGTCCTGGAAACGTTATGAATCCTACTAGCCCCAGCAAGAATGCCGTCAAGTTTGAGGATGGTCTTGCTCCCGGCGAGGGCAAGGAAGGCGAGAAAACCATTGCACCCAAGAAGAATCGCAACATGATTGAGAGGACAATCTGGACATTTATCATGATTGGTGGTTTCATCA CTCTTCTCTGTATGGGACACCCTTACATGATCCTTCTCGTCATGCTGTGTCAGACTCTCGTCTACAAGGAGGTCACTGCTCTTTTCGACCTTCGTGACC ACGGTGGTTCCAAAGCTGCTACACCTGGAGAGCAAGGCGACAGCTGGAACAAGACTATCAACTG GTATTTCTTCGTTGTGGCCAACTACTTCCTCTACGGCGAATCCATCATTTATTATTTCAAGCACATTGTCTTTGTGGACGCTTATTTCATTCCCTTTGCTCGTAACCACCGATTTATCAGCTTCATGCTTTACGTTGTTG GTTTTGTCGGATTCGTTGCCAATCTCCAGAGACAGTATCTTCGTCAGCAATTTGCTCTCTTCTGCTGGGTCCATATTTCACTCCTGCTCATTGTGGTGTCTAG CCACTTCATCGTGAACAATATTCTTGAAGGTTTGGTGTGGTTCTTCATCCCTGCGTCCTTGGTCATCTGCAACGATGTTATGGCTTATGTTTGCG GCAAGCTTTTCGGTAAAACTCCTCTGATCAAATTGAGTCCTAAGAAGACTGTTGAAGGCTTCGTGGGCGCTTTCATCTGTACTATTTTATTCGGCATCGCT TGGGGTACATTCTGGATGCGATACCCTTACATGATCTGTCCCGCGCGTGACCTCGGTACCAACGTCTTCTCTCAGGTAACTTGCCGACCCAACCCCGTCTTTGTGTGGCGCGACTTTGAATTCACTGGTGTCGCCAAGCATGTTCTTCAGACTATC CTCGGCCACCCCCCGCCTTCCATCCCCTACGCCCCCTTCCAAATCCACTGTCTCGTTATGGCTACCTTTGCGTCTTTGGTCGCTCCCTTTGGCGGCTTCTTTGCTTCCGGCTTTAAGCGAGCTTTCAACATCAAGGACTTTGGTCACTCTATCCCTGGACACGGTGGTATGACTGACCGAATGGACTGCCA GTTCATGATGGGTCTTTTCTCTTATGTTTACTACAGCTCACTCATCCGA ATCCAAAACGTTACTGTCGGGGGAATCATGCAGGCTGTGGTCACTTCCTTGACCCAGGCTGAGCAGCTTGAGCTTTTGCATGATTTGAGGAGATTCTTGATTGGGCAAGGAGTCAAGACCTAA
- a CDS encoding protein-vacuolar targeting protein, putative (Similar to TIGR gene model, INSD accession AAW43007.1): MTSEGEPNTSLPVIPIQHALPATPSRSTSHISMVSAEALISHSSPTKQFAPSHHSSQPSALSHNTLLNAPADSPALRARASTASSSRAPSVLDDAHVEYNVTESQVPEITPSMDIYELDEGSDHTSLPSGAPSIKGKEKQRSGDRNEIETVGAGGEMALPSGDARRGLKELVRKTGSVEKDYGGHDHRRLSTKLSINENLQVLTTQSDKVPYSPRSYYVLTNAGKPVFCSHSSPSEDDVTNLMGVAQALISIFADDNDRLRYIIKGNHRIAFLLKAPLYLFCISDWGEPEHVLRLQLEYIHLQILSVVSSTQLLRLFQRRSNADLSTLLEGTESFLRNLIDCSQYDFSFLTSTLQPLRMAPALRDTSAAALMPPSKFKDLLYVLLIAGGHIVTVLRPRKHSIHPSDLHLLLNTIASSPALRATETWLPICFPKFNPSGFVHAYISYVLEDVGLVFVSADREAFEDLRIWKDMVLEKLEQDKTLSRIQEAIPLHPYTIASVGCPGLRHFIYKSRQHVQITQPIWEAPYEDGSTNQKRLVTTYQKLHDAVHAKSGQASALKLIYISTEHEACLVWATKPFELYITISPQLSKSAVVAAANNVAKWVLVEEGRIFLKDAPVF, translated from the exons ATGACTTCTGAGGGCGAGCCAAATACATCACTCCCCGTTATCCCTATACAACATGCGCTGCCCGCAACGCCCTCTCGCTCGACCTCTCACATATCAATGGTTTCTGCCGAAGCATTAATATCCCACAGCAGTCCCACAAAGCAATTCGCTCCATCACACCATTCATCTCAACCCTCGGCACTATCTCATAATACTCTTCTTAACGCACCGGCAGATAGCCCTGCATTAAGGGCACGCGCCTCGACAGCTTCATCAAGTCGAGCGCCTTCGGTCCTGGATGATGCTCATGTAGAGTATAACGTTACCGAGAGTCAAGTCCCAGAAATAACGCCTTCAATGGATATTTATGAACTTGATGAAGGTAGTGACCATACAAGTTTGCCTTCTGGTGCTCCCTCTATCAAAGGCAAGGAAAAGCAGCGATCGGGCGACCGCAATGAGATCGAGACTGTAGGAGCTGGAGGGGAGATGGCTTTGCCTTCGGGAGATGCCAGAAGAGGACTGAAAGAACTTGTACGGAAAACCGGGTCGGTAGAAAAAGATTATGGAGGGCATGACCACCGCCGGTTATCGACAAAGCTTTCAATAA ACGAAAATCTACAAGTTCTGACAACACAATCAGACAAGGTGCCCTATTCGCCTCGATCGTACTATGTTTTGACGAATGCTGGAAAGCCCGTTTTCTGCTC ACATAGCAGTCCCTCTGAGGATGATGTTACTAATCTCATGGGCGTCGCACAAGCATTAATATCTATCTTTGCGGACGACAATGATCGATTAAG ATACATCATCAAAGGCAACCATCGCATAGCATTTTTGTTAAAGGCACCGCTGTATCTATTCTGTATCAGTGACTGGGGTGAACCCGAACATGTT TTGCGGCTACAATTGGAATATATTCACCTACAAATCCTTTCAGTCGTATCCTCCACTCAACTCCTCAGGCTATTCCAGAGACGAAGTAATGCTGATCTCTCGACATTATTGGAAG GGACGGAGTCATTCTTGCGCAATCTAATCGATTGTTCACAATATGACTTTAGCTTCCTTACATCTACTCTCCAGCCACTCAGGATGGCTCCTGCTTTGAGAGATACTAGTGCGGCGGCTCTGATGCCTCCGTCAAAGTTCAAG GACTTGTTATATGTGCTTCTGATCGCAGGTGGGCATATTGTGACTGTCCTGCGACCAAGGAAACATTCAATACATCCATCCG ATTTGCATTTGCTTCTAAACACTATCGCTTCTTCACCAGCACTTCGCGCCACTGAAACATGGCTTCCCATTTGTTTCCCCAAATTTAATCCTTCTGGATTTGTCCACGCCTACATCAGTTATGTCTTGGAGGACGTGGGTCTGGTATTCGTGAGCGCAGATAGAGAAGCATTTGAAGATCTTAGAATATGGAAGGATATGGTTCTGGAG AAACTTGAGCAAGATAAAACTCTCAGCAGAATTCAAGAAGCTATACCTTTGCATCCATACACGATAG CCTCTGTGGGATGTCCTGGATTACGCCATTTCATCTACAAATCCCGTCAACATGTCCAAATTACTCAACCCATATGGGAAGCTCCTTATGAAGATGGTTCAACAAACCAGAAACG ACTTGTCACGACCTATCAAAAGCTGCACGACGCCGTCCATGCCAAGTCTGGACAGGCTTCCGCCCTCAAATTAATCTACATCTCTACAGAACATGAGGCCTGTCTTGTTTGG GCTACGAAACCGTTTGAGCTCTATATCACTATATCACCCCAGCTTTCCAAGTCAGCCGTTGTAGCGGCTGCCAACAATGTTGCCAAATGGGTGCTtgtggaggaaggaagaatATTCCTCAAAGATGCCCCTGTATTTTGA
- a CDS encoding uncharacterized protein (Similar to TIGR gene model, INSD accession AAW43005.1) — protein MGRGGGVSSRGRGKFKVARGGGRHFSRDLEPRFNKPVSESSEEESSEEEEESSEEDETVQNQQLAPEMAAMNLKLGNTVALDDDEDQEAGMSRAERKAMKKAQGQKKVVTIQEPEDSGSESDEEEVVPAPAPKGKGKPAKKVEPVQMSRKEREAAEKKAAEQRYQNLHAQGKTAEAKSDLARLQEVRARREAAAAQRKAEAEEKAQEAAEKKEKMLSKKA, from the exons ATGGGTCGCGGTGGCGGTGTTTCTTCTAGAGGTCGAGG CAAATTCAAGGTTGCCCGGGGAGGTGGTCGGCACTTTTCACGCGACCTCGAACCCAGATTTAACAAACCAGTCTCTGAATCTTCCGAAGAGGAATCttctgaagaagaagaggagtCATCCGAGGAGGATGAAACTGTTCAAAATCAACAGTTAGCCCCCGAGATGGCCGCCATGAACCTCAAACTTGGAAATACGGTTGCTCtcgatgatgatgaagatcAAGAAGCCGGAATGAGCAGAGCAGAAAGGAAGGCCATGAAGAAGGCCCAGGGTCAGAAGAAGGTGGTTACTATCCAAGAGCCAGAGGACAGTGGAAGCGAAAGtgacgaggaggaggtcGTACCTGCTCCCGCACCAAAAGGAAAGGGCAAACCGGCCAAGAAGGTTGAGCCCGTTCAGATGTCAAGGAAGGAGCG TGAGGCggcagagaagaaggctgctGAACAGAGATATCAGAACCTCCATGCCCAAG GCAAAACAGCGGAAGCTAAATCTGATTTGGCTCGATTGCAAGAAGTCAGGGCTCGACGTGAGGCAGCTGCTGCTCAACGAAAAGCTGAAGCTGAGG AAAAGGCTCAGGAGGCAGctgaaaagaaggaaaaaatGCTCTCGAAGAAAGCCTGA